From the genome of Solanum lycopersicum chromosome 7, SLM_r2.1:
attaaagcaCTCACCAACTAATTAAGCACATCCTTGTATAGAAATGGAGGAAGATTATAACTATTTGCCTTCTTTTAATTCTGAGGATGATATGCAAAGAATTAATGGACTTAAAACTTTTTTCCATGAATTCTACATTGAATCAAAGAAGTTATGGAGTCTTGCTTCTCCAGCAATTTCAACTTCAATATGTCAATACTCAATTGCTCAAATCACACAACTCTTTGCTGGCCATCTTGGAGTCTTACAACTTGCTGCTGTTTCTGTAGAAAACTCTGTGATTGCTGGACTATGTTATGGTGCTTTGGTAATCTATTACGtcctttgttttaatttatgtgtttggcctatttttctttttagtctggTATTTCATAAGGAGTGTTTCTTTTCGTATTTAGtgagtttcttttttttctttcgtcTCAATTTAAGTATTTAATTCTTTCGTCTCAATTTAagtgtttaattttatttcactttttaatcttgtttaTCTcataatgagtttttttttttggtatttagTGAGTTCTTATGGTCCTTTGATaatctatattattttcttcttctcaatttaagtgttttacttttatttctCTATTTAGTCTTGTTTATCTCATAATGAGTTTTTTTTCGGTATTTAGTGAATTTTTATGGTGCTTTTATAATTCATTACtccttttgttttaatttaattgttttatttttctttataatttgttTGTCTCATAAGGAGTGTGTTTTTGTATTTAGcgagtttttttgtttttttattctatTCTTGTGAATCATTTGATCCTTTTTATTACgaaatataattatagtttacaTATATACGAAATATAGCTACAGTTATTACATCAGGAGGAGGGGATGTATTTGGTTTGTATTAGCATAGTGAGGAACCAAAGTTGGACATTCTTTTCatccaaaaatttattttattttaattaatttttttaaagatgttttaaaaaaatggcttttttattatttagcaACTCTTCaatattaattgtttcaatttgttttgatCTATgtttttttggtatatttaaaaaagaatagtcattttatttttagctgctctttaatttttacttgtaACATAACATAAGACCATAAAATTGAatactaatattttaatatatttgatatatttttaattttaaatcataaatttcaaaaatcttacTTACTTCCTTAAAAGTCTATGTCACatcaaaataagtcaaataataAAACACGGGAAATATAATATAGACATgtcaaagtttgattttttaattttagtcatAATATCTCTTAGCACAAATTGAAATCTCTGCAGATGTTAATTAAagggcataatacatatattggatcctaaatttagttttaaattttatttttgacctccaactttcataatgcacaaacatacattttaactatccaacttttaaataaataaatacatgagtTCTACGTGACAAAATATACGTACGACATCATGTAGGACAAAAAACGACATGTAAGACAtgtgtgtttatttgttcaactttatacaaatttaagtgtctacttgtgcaatgtaatTTGGAACTAAATTAAaaggcatatttatgtattatgtctaatTAAAGTATTACAAAAGTTTTGTGTTTGGTATTAACtaacaacataattataatattttgatattccttaatgaaaattttaactcTCTCTCATTGATAGCGAATATCAGTTGAAAATGTGCGgaattcagtatatcatcatGTGTGTACTATTACAATATATGATGTTTTTGCTATCATTAGTGTTAAAAAATCTTACGAAAAATATTTGATCTTTTTTCGAACAGTTAGGTATGGGAAGTGCATTGGAAACACTTTGTGGACAAGCATATGGAGCTAAACAATTAGACATGTTAGGTGTCTATTTGCAAAGATCTTTGATTATACTAAACACAGCAGCATTAGTGTTAATGTTTCTCTACTTATTTGCAACTCAAATTCTACTATTCATTGGCCAGCCTATAGACATAGCAAAATGGGCTGGTAAATTTTCTATTTGGATGATACCTCAACTATTTGCCTATGCAATGAACTTTCCTATTCAAAAATTTCTTCAAGCCCAAAGCAAGATGATGGTTATGGCCATTATAGCCGCGATCGCGCTAGTTGGTCATACCTTGTTGAGTTGGTTGTTCATGATGAAAATGGATTTGGGGCTAGTGGCTGGAGCTGTAGTGCTAAATGGTTCATGGTGGTTCATGGTACTTGCTCAATTTGTTTACATTTTATGTGGGACTTGTGGTGAAGCTTGGTCTGGATTTACTTTCAAGGCATTTGAAAATCTTTGGGGATTTGTTAGGTTGTCTCTTGCATCTGGTGTCATGATCTGGTGAGTCTTTCTATCAATTTTTATGACGTGGCGTCATGAAATATTTCTCgtgttttacatttttttaaaaattaaattatatgaattttaaccaatattttaattaagatacACATTTTATTGATTGTCTGAGTTTATGTAACGTCTTTCGTAATCAgtcttaaaaaaatgatataattttattttaagtaataattttaactttaaatgacTAATTTACCCTTAATGAAATACTTCGTCTGTTCTTATTTACCTGTCGTCCTTACTAAAAGTTTGCATGCAATTACTTGCTATTAATTAGTAActaatattaattcttttaagaGATTGTTAATTGTGTAGCTTAGAGTACTGGTACTTCATGGCTTTGATTATCTCTGCTGGATACGTAAAGGATGCAAAAATTGTTGTTGATGCCGTCTCCATATGGTGAGTTTACGCTGATCtgaaattatgattttatatcgCATGTTTAAACACAAGCTTAGTCGCCACAAACCTTATTTGTTTCAATGTTTTGCAGCACCAGCATAGTTGGATGGACCTTCATGTTGTGCATTGGCTTTAATGCTGCAATAAGGTTTGTTTGTGTagcattttttaattttttgatattcaAGTAAcgtaaaatttgattaatactataaaatatattttgatcaaTTTGATACGAGAGGAATTATAATTTAAGTAGGCTTTTTAttagaatatataattttttattttaacttaccTAGTTTCTTAAGGAGTATGAGATCTAAAATGGTATTTCCTCTGTCGAACAATAGTTATTCAATATTGACTTGACACACCCTTAAGAAACTATAAatagaaaattgaataaaataaagttgTTGTTTTTGGTTGCAGTGTAAGGGTGTCAAATGAACTAGGAGCAGGGCACCCCAGAACAGCAAAATTTTCAGTCCTAGTGGTATCAATTACTTCACTTCTAATTGGGACGATACTTACGATAGCACTTTTTGTTGCTCGAAGTCGATATCCACCTTTGTTTACGAAAAGTTTTGAAGTTCAGCAAGCCGTGTATGAACTTACTCCTCTATTAGGAACTACAATTATGCTTAACGGTCTTCAACCTACTCTTTCAGGTATATTTTCATCAtctcaaaataaatatcatattttatggGTCAGTTCATTAAAATGTTAAATTGTGCgattaaatgatatatttatgtgcTTTGGAGttacaatttaaaattaaagtttgaCATAAATAACACCCGTCAAAAAAATAGCCGATAAATGTATATTACTTGTATATTAATATCTATAATGGAGCAACAATTACAGGTGTGGCTATTGGAGCAGGTTGGCAAATATATGTAGCTTACATTAACATAGTAAGCTACTATGCATTTGGTATTCCTTTGGGCCTTATTTTTAGCTTTTGCCTCGACATGGGTGTTAAGGTATTGTAATCTATCTCCTtctcaacaataataaaattacatcTTATATTGGACTAACAAAAATGGATATTTATTTTTCGAAAATCTAAAGTACAGActaatttctctttctttgttcGTTCAGTATTGACTTAAcataaagagaaataaataaaatgatactttcgttataataaattcaattaattgagaaatgactataattaataatgaaGATATATTAGGAACTAAATGATAAAGAGAAAATGGTATAAATTCTTTCCAACCTATACCTGAAATTCTTTAACTACACAGTTCAATTTCATGATTGTTCTATCATCACCCtgaacattttatttatttatttactgcACACTTGAGTGCTCACCTGTCATAGGAGGTGAGAACACCTGCGTGAGAAGAAGCAATAGccttaagttttgatttaaaaaaaagtactacTCCAATAGTCACCTTCCCCAAGTTAAATAAATCACTTTTCCATCTTCCCCACTATTAacctttgttcttttttttaaaaaaaaattcacgttttttctttcaatttaaggTAGGTTTTAGTTGTTTATGttcatttctattttatatCTTCAAGTTAGAATTTGTAATCTGctctaatttcttatttagggtttctactttaaattttaaatttttcgaaattcgttaaaaatatcaaatgaaaACTTGAATAAGCTTTGTATGGATGAACACGCACAAAAATGCTTCAAAACAAATGgagaaaagatgaaaaggaGATGAAAATCATTTTTGGGGGCTTCTTACGTTTTTAGGagggaaatggagaaaacacaagAATTGGGGGTTCAAGAGGTAGGGACCCTCACGTGCAAACACGTGAGATAATTTATTTGGTTTATGTGGACTGGACAACACTCAAGTGTGTGGTAAATAGACAAATAATATGTTCAGGGGTTTGATAGGATATTTGTGAAGTTAGAGTGTGTAGTTGGTTGAATATAGATTATGGATGGGGGTGGGGGGCTTTAGACTATTTTCtcaatgataaaattatttcttgattttttaaattggactagaaaaaaaatgaatatctatttttgaaaaagtagATAGAGGATGTATTTCATAAAGGTAAAATGGAATTTAAAAGGCCAAATACATACGCATGTCCCTAAAGTTGTTCGCGTTTTTCCCCCAGATACCTTAACTAACCAAGATTCCTATTAAATCCTTTAACCCCCTATAATttgatccttttaaatatttttggctGATGTGGAgccaaattttaataaattatttttggtaattaggCGCGTGAGATGAACCTTCCCCACGTGGAAATTTTGACCAATACACTCCAACCCAATTACACGTCAGTGTCAAAcctaaaaatcaatttccccCCAAATCACTTCTAACCCGTTTCCAAACTAGAAAACCCTAAGAATCTCTCCCTTTCAATGACTTTTACAGCTGAAATTCTTAGATTTTAAAGTGATTTCGAGTGGATTAAAGTGATTAAAGTGAAATTCTTAGATTTTAAAGTGATTAAAGTGATGAAATTCTTAGATTTAAAGTGATAAAAGTGAAATTCTTACATTGAAACTTGATGATTAAGAAGAAATCAACGAAAAAGAGATATAATATAATGAGCTAAATAGGAGAAATAATGATGAAGAGaaacaaaagaggagaaaaaaatggaagaatgGGAGAAATTAGGGTTAAAAGGGGGAAGAAGATAGTTGGTGGGTGGTTCAAGATCCACATCAGCGCTTTTAAAGAGTCTGCACGCGCTTAAAGGACGTGAGATAACGTTTGGCTCCACATCAgccaagaatatttaaaaggatcaaATTATAAGGGGTTAAAGGATTTAATAGGAATCTTGGTTAGTTGAGGTACCTGGGGAAAAAGCGCGAACAACTTTAGGGACCTGCGTATGTATTTGGccaatttaaaaatcatattatccCTAATTATAGAAAGATAATACTCCATCCATTTCCTTGACGGAGGGTGGGAAACTTTTGAGTTAAGTGGATAGAGGCAGTAAAGGTAAAAgagaattttaaattaagtGGACAAAGACATTTTTTGTCATGTCATGATTCAACTCATCGGACCCTACAGATTCCTAGTATACAAGTAAATAAAGCAAAACTTCCACCATAAAGAAACATGAGTAGAAGCTACCAGAGATTATCATCAGACATCAAAAAATTCCTGTAATCAAACTATGCCAAGTCGCATAAAAAGAGTGGTACCAGTATAAACGTGTAATAGGCAACGTACATCGATTCAAACCTACCAcataatatataacataaatgatcaaaataaaGCATGCAAATTATAGAAGTGACACCACCCAAAGTCTCTATCCACTTGTTTTTATCTTCCCAGTTATAATGTCATAATTATTGCCCCTTGATTCCATGTGTCTCTGTTACGCCATCACAATATCAAATCATAGTCTAATATTTTTACCATATTAATATTCTCGAATTCAAGGCACCACTAGCCCtgctaattttttaaaatttcatcatACCGACTCAAAAAATTTTGTgctaaagtatttttaaaagtgCACTACATTTTCAAAACTTTGAGACTCCACACGAGATGCCCTTTAGAAATGACTGATCGGATCGATACTTTGTTAGAGTGTAATATACCTATTAAGAAAAGCAATCCACAATATTAATTAAAGGATAATTTTCTATACTTTTTATgttcctaattacttgtccatttttgaATTGATACACCTAACATATGAGTTTACCATTTTAcctctattaattatgaaatagatgaattaaaacataatattttcatgaagttctacctttttcaaattaattaattgaaggtatcaaagataaaaaaattattcttactTAATCAgtcaaaatgaacaaataattaaagataaCTTAAACCTCTTTAGAAACTAGATATGAAGTTGAAAAGGTCATTAAAGAAAATGTAATTTTGGAAAGAaacaattaatacattttaaattttgaaaaattgattcaTTTTTAGAACATAGAGAAAATGTTTGagattcatttattttggatCTAAGAtagttctttctttcttgattGAGATGGACTAAAAAAGTGTATCACATAAATAAAAGTGTATCACATGAATAAAGGAAGCGAAAGAAAAAGGTGTTGAaaacattattatatataatttcatggtttttatcttttcttttgttttatatttgtaaataaattataaatggCAGGGCATGTGGACAGGAATGTTGTTAGGAACCACACTTCAaactattattcttattctcaTGATTTCCAAAACTAATTGGAAAAAAGAGGTAATGTCTTGCAAATCCATCATATACAATagtaattttttcaagaaaatagttCAATCATTTCAATTATTGTGTGAACCTGTTTGATCATGTTTTTGAAagattaaagttttttttttctttcaaaaaaataattattttaaagaaagatGTCTTTTCGAgcttttgtaaaaaataaaataaaataaatgtttggatgaaaatagtttatatatCCTAAGGACAATGAATCTTATTgttatctaaataaaaattaacgaTAGGTTTCTAGATCATGTAGTTATGAAAATTAAGGACATATTGCCGtatttttattaggaaaaaaaatgtgtttacacaaaaaagaaacaacatatTTATGAGTTTGaatcaaaagtaataaaagtaaaattttttgaatcaaaatattaataaaaaatatctttttttatataattttgcttaatttaaaattatcttaaaGCTTCTTACACCGAAAAATGTCACTTAATGTTGTCatagtattttattttcccACTTTGTTGCAGGCTTCCGTTGCCGAAGAAAGGGTAAAAGAATGGAGAGGTAGCAAATGATTAAGGGCTTGTTTGGACCTAATTTAAATTAGGTtgaattgaagttgaaatttgTTTGGACaaatgatttgaaatttttttagttgtaattttttttaatattaaactctttaatttatgaaaattatcaaaaaaaataaataaatcaattcttGTACGAATTTACTGAATAAGAGCAATCATGTTtcataaataaaaggaaaaatgcataagtattcACCTAAACTATGActgaaattttagagacatacattaactaaactaaggtcctattacccctcgaacgtatttttttttgtaattttgtgtatctttttggcttacgtgacatccaaatatctctCACGCGCCTCAATTATGTGGGGTCACAGAGTgtgccacgtaagacaaaaagtgtatataattacaaaaaaaataagttcaggggtaatatgaccttagtttagttaaggtgtgtctctgaaattttggtCANNNNNNNNNNNNNNNNNNNNNNNNNNNNNNNNNNNNNNNNNNNNNNNNNNNNNNNNNNNNNNNNNNNNNNNNNNNNNNNNNNNNNNNNNNNNNNNNNNNNTAATCTAAGGGATAGTGCATTCTccctaaataaaatatcaaaatatcctAAGTCATcacattaataaattatattttttttataaataaatatttgtgattACGTGTTATAGCAAAACTtctaacataattttataaaaatttactGATCCAATCAATCAACAATAATGTTAATTAACTATTCATTGTTGTAAAGAATGTCACGTGGGCCCCAAACAGTGAATGAGTTGCATCACTTGTGCAACTCATCACTTGGCCAATAATAAGCCAAAGATGTACATCACTTGGCCAATAATGGCCAAAGTGATACATATACTTATGGCTATAAATagtcattatatacaattttatgaaatataattacttcctaaattttccttcttttagtatattaattttagtaagtttttttataacacgttatcagcacgagtctctgcCAGTTCAAATAAAGACTTTAAAAGCCTCGGAGGtataaatttccttttcttaATAATGTCTAATCTCTCTAAACTTAAATTTCTTGCTCTAGACATATCGAGAAAAAGCTATCTATCATGGGTACTCAATGCAGAAATTCCTCTTGATGCGATGGGTCTAGCAGACACCATCCAAGAAAATAATCAAGCATCGAATCAAAACCGTGCGAAGGCGATGATATTTCTCCGTCATCACCTTGATGAAGGTTTGAAAATGGAATATCTCACTGTTAAGGATCCTCTGGTGTTGTGGAACAATTTAAAAGATAGATATGACCACCTGAAGTTGGTCGTCCTTCCACAGGCACGTTATGACTGGATCCAGTTGagacttcaagattttaaatCTATCAATGAGTATAACTCTTCCATGTTTAAATTATCtcacaattaaaattatgtggagAAAATATCACTGATCATGATATGCTGGAGAAAAACGTTTTCCACTTTTCCTGCCTTGAGTATGCTTCTGCAGCAGCAATATCGAGAAatgagatttaaaaaatatttcgaaTTAATTTTACATCTCTTTGTTGCTGAACAACATAATGACTTGCTGATGAAAAACCATGAAAGTCGACCTACTGGTTCTATGCCATTTCTTGAAGTAAATACAACAAATTTTCACCAATCTAGGCGTGAAAAAGGTCGTGGCCGTGGTCGTGGTCGAGGAAGAAATTTCAATCATGATGATCGTCTTGCACTAAATAATAACCTTCAACACCAGCAGtgtaaaaagaagaaggaaaaacatGATGTAGTGCAGAAGAAAAATTCAGACAACAAATGTTATCGATGTGGAGGAAAAGGACATTGGTCACGTACCTGTCGTACACCAAGGCACCTGGTTGAGCTATATCAAGCTTCCCTGAAGGAGGTGAAAAATAGCGCTGAAGCCAACTTTATCTCGGAAGATACTGTTGAACCCGTGCATCTAGATGTAGCGGATTTCTTTGAGAATCCAGAAGGAAAGATAGATCACCTGATAGGTGATGGATCTGTGATaatgtaaatatatttcattttcgtCGTTTGTATGAACtagtatgaatatgtttttctagacttgtaaataactaaaagattgtgtaatgtttttgtttagtaataatattataatgtttatttcGTTTATATCTTTTATCTTGAAGAGTATATGGATACCTCAATGATCAATCATGAAGATATTTGTGTAATTGATAATGGAACAAcgtgtcacgaccggaatctagaccccagacgagaccggtgtcgttgacctctcagaggtcgcaaacaagcctacttacgtcattcttactttacataggttaattttagcggaaaatttgaaatttttgatttccTTAATCATACTTGTTaaacattctttatatttcgtaatcgttcatcatcaaccatctatcatttaagagataagcaactgaaagaaataattcattaagtattaattatatatcggccaaaatagcaccaatacaaagtctgaaccaaaacaggaaagaagcgctagtggaacatgctccactagctcaactctaaaactacgctagaatgtaaaacagtagcatcctcgaagcatgaggacctaccaaactccggatgaatgccgacgtccggatagctgcaaccaCGAACCTGTCGCTCtaccgtccacctgtgcctgcacccaAAAGTaaatgtttgtatggaattagtacacacttgtactaagtatggctatatgcaagcacacaccagagacatgcatgagaaagaatagctctttcctaacaacatgatttttggaagtcaagtcagtggacttgccaaattgagattgggaaagttatgccatgagagtgacatgcatcattataattatcgtatggtacacagcacataacatattcatatagcacataacatataacacatactttctttcatattattcatgtaTATACCATGAGActttattatcatagacttaactttaagactttccaaaatgagggctcaacatatgggacctcaactagggagccttctttagcaaacacagagtctgcttcattcattcatacatatttcatttcaattcattcataggccagtgcgaacaccagctatacctaggatgtagtttaagactttcatcgagtttgctgtgcaatgatcaagaataacctaatgtcattacctgaatctagctcacctcttgattatcctatcctaatacctttggtatcattcatttctttatatgattcatttgaggctgacctcattcattcattgggaactttaactttaaccgacatagatcatgtgagcatcatgaaatccagtgtcttccccacaccgaaaagaggtggaatcaccggccaaagcgattcaataacatgctagtgtagatgggaatttaaccccgccagatccctatagtggcaatataggttcaaagactaggagatgtatggagacccatacccggcaagccggacagtctcatctcatgagagttacgtgaacctccgcccttcccgaaagaaggcatcaccgctcatagctagcctatcggtgctcagtgtaaagttccattacattcaactcatacatcatggaagctggcttctagtatgaggacatcatagctcaatagatgatttctcatctcatcatt
Proteins encoded in this window:
- the LOC101251790 gene encoding protein DETOXIFICATION 29-like, whose translation is MEEDYNYLPSFNSEDDMQRINGLKTFFHEFYIESKKLWSLASPAISTSICQYSIAQITQLFAGHLGVLQLAAVSVENSVIAGLCYGALLGMGSALETLCGQAYGAKQLDMLGVYLQRSLIILNTAALVLMFLYLFATQILLFIGQPIDIAKWAGKFSIWMIPQLFAYAMNFPIQKFLQAQSKMMVMAIIAAIALVGHTLLSWLFMMKMDLGLVAGAVVLNGSWWFMVLAQFVYILCGTCGEAWSGFTFKAFENLWGFVRLSLASGVMICLEYWYFMALIISAGYVKDAKIVVDAVSICTSIVGWTFMLCIGFNAAISVRVSNELGAGHPRTAKFSVLVVSITSLLIGTILTIALFVARSRYPPLFTKSFEVQQAVYELTPLLGTTIMLNGLQPTLSGVAIGAGWQIYVAYINIVSYYAFGIPLGLIFSFCLDMGVKGMWTGMLLGTTLQTIILILMISKTNWKKEASVAEERVKEWRGSK
- the LOC138337178 gene encoding uncharacterized protein; its protein translation is MSNLSKLKFLALDISRKSYLSWVLNAEIPLDAMGLADTIQENNQASNQNRAKAMIFLRHHLDEGLKMEYLTVKDPLQQYREMRFKKYFELILHLFVAEQHNDLLMKNHESRPTGSMPFLEVNTTNFHQSRREKGRGRGRGRGRNFNHDDRLALNNNLQHQQCKKKKEKHDVVQKKNSDNKCYRCGGKGHWSRTCRTPRHLVELYQASLKEVKNSAEANFISEDTVEPVHLDVADFFENPEGKIDHLIGDGSVIM